Proteins found in one Terribacillus sp. DMT04 genomic segment:
- a CDS encoding ABC transporter ATP-binding protein: protein MKDILLEVNQLSVTFEEESRPTLNELSFSIKKGDSILLLGPSGSGKSTLTYCLNGLYPKELDGEMGGTISFCGKSLQQYASGQLNLEVGTVFQDPETQFCMLTVEDEIAFGLENKKTAPGRMDAEIERVPSLVGLAHRRKDKIHTLSGGQKQKLALAAVLALNPSMLILDEPTANLDPAASNELAETIHQLKEQQNLTLLIIEHNIDYWLPVINRTILLDQDGTLFFDGEMTEAINQYDAELEQRGIWLPEATRLAKSAKLAKPWPLAADQLPKGLTLHAERQSANQFDKVLLRIDRGRFKSKDKLLLDIPSLVIHRGEFIAITGRNGSGKTLLSQMMTGLLKHASGKIEFMGKQLKRWKQEELYQQIGYVFQNPEHQFLSDSVREEIAFGQSASTAKTEKLLKEIQLIEHADKHPFLLSQGQKRRLSVATMLVQEPQLLVLDEPTFGQDSRTTAMLMQQMTAQHQRGCTIVMITHDMELVNRYASRVLLVNEGKIILDNTPELLWKTASLAEYGLSLPLTETYQQQEQKVSLHA, encoded by the coding sequence ATGAAAGATATTCTGCTCGAAGTTAATCAACTGTCCGTTACATTTGAAGAAGAAAGCCGCCCTACTCTAAATGAATTGAGCTTCAGCATTAAGAAAGGTGACAGCATTCTTTTACTAGGTCCAAGCGGATCTGGCAAGAGTACGCTCACTTATTGTTTAAACGGTTTATATCCAAAGGAGCTTGATGGAGAGATGGGTGGAACCATCTCATTCTGCGGCAAGTCACTCCAACAATATGCCAGCGGGCAGCTCAACCTAGAAGTAGGAACGGTTTTTCAAGACCCAGAAACACAGTTTTGTATGCTGACGGTAGAAGATGAAATTGCTTTTGGCTTGGAAAACAAGAAAACAGCTCCCGGGCGAATGGATGCAGAAATCGAGCGGGTTCCCTCTCTTGTCGGGTTAGCGCACCGGAGAAAAGATAAAATTCATACACTCTCTGGCGGACAAAAACAAAAACTCGCCTTAGCAGCAGTTCTTGCGTTAAATCCTAGCATGCTTATTCTCGATGAGCCAACAGCTAATCTGGATCCAGCCGCCAGCAACGAGCTGGCAGAGACAATTCATCAGCTGAAAGAGCAGCAGAACCTTACACTTCTAATCATTGAGCACAATATTGATTACTGGCTTCCAGTAATTAATCGAACGATATTATTAGACCAAGATGGCACCCTTTTCTTTGATGGGGAGATGACAGAAGCAATCAATCAATACGATGCCGAACTCGAGCAGCGCGGAATTTGGCTGCCTGAGGCAACCCGACTTGCCAAAAGTGCAAAACTAGCAAAGCCATGGCCGCTCGCAGCCGATCAGCTGCCTAAAGGATTAACTTTGCATGCAGAGAGACAATCCGCTAACCAATTTGATAAGGTTCTGTTAAGAATTGATCGCGGCCGCTTTAAGAGTAAAGATAAACTCCTTCTGGACATTCCATCACTTGTTATCCATCGGGGAGAATTCATCGCAATTACTGGAAGAAACGGCAGCGGAAAAACGCTTCTATCGCAAATGATGACCGGCCTGCTAAAGCATGCATCAGGGAAAATAGAATTTATGGGCAAACAGCTCAAACGGTGGAAGCAGGAGGAACTGTATCAGCAAATCGGATATGTGTTTCAAAATCCAGAACATCAATTTCTGTCAGATTCCGTTCGCGAAGAAATTGCTTTTGGCCAATCAGCCAGTACAGCTAAAACGGAAAAATTATTAAAGGAAATCCAGTTAATCGAACATGCTGATAAACACCCTTTCCTCTTAAGTCAGGGTCAAAAAAGGCGACTCAGTGTCGCGACGATGCTCGTTCAAGAGCCGCAGCTGCTTGTGCTGGATGAGCCAACCTTCGGACAAGACAGCCGTACGACAGCTATGTTAATGCAGCAAATGACAGCACAGCATCAGCGCGGTTGTACAATTGTCATGATAACGCATGATATGGAGCTGGTTAACCGTTATGCATCTCGTGTTCTCCTGGTTAATGAAGGAAAAATTATTCTTGATAACACACCAGAACTTCTTTGGAAAACGGCCAGCTTGGCGGAATATGGGCTCTCTCTGCCATTAACAGAAACCTATCAGCAACAAGAACAGAAGGTGAGCCTTCATGCATAA
- a CDS encoding ECF transporter S component has protein sequence MKNWRMKDIVVMAALAVVFGIVYLVFLPVNVVMMGLIGPIGTDIIFGVWFLVSIVAAYIIQKPGVALVSETIAGIVEVLIGSSVGPIVILSAVVQGLGAEAAFAITRYRSYHVFVLMGAGIGAAITSFIWGYFRGGLTALDPSYVVLMLVVRIISGAVISGLIGKAISEALAKTGTLTSFPLGKTYRQRKAG, from the coding sequence ATGAAGAACTGGCGTATGAAGGATATTGTTGTTATGGCAGCACTAGCTGTCGTATTTGGAATTGTGTACTTGGTATTTCTCCCTGTCAACGTTGTGATGATGGGATTGATTGGACCTATTGGAACAGACATTATCTTCGGAGTTTGGTTCCTCGTATCCATTGTTGCTGCTTATATCATTCAAAAACCTGGTGTCGCTCTTGTCTCGGAGACAATTGCTGGAATTGTTGAAGTGCTGATTGGCAGCAGTGTCGGACCAATTGTTATACTTTCTGCTGTCGTTCAGGGGCTTGGGGCGGAAGCTGCTTTCGCTATAACCCGTTATCGCTCTTATCATGTGTTTGTTTTGATGGGAGCCGGCATAGGAGCTGCAATCACAAGTTTTATTTGGGGATATTTTCGCGGCGGTCTCACTGCTCTAGATCCTTCCTACGTCGTACTCATGCTGGTTGTACGTATCATTAGCGGTGCGGTAATCAGCGGATTAATCGGAAAAGCAATCAGTGAGGCGCTGGCTAAAACAGGCACATTGACGAGCTTCCCGCTCGGCAAGACCTATCGTCAGCGAAAAGCAGGATGA
- a CDS encoding YkoF family thiamine/hydroxymethylpyrimidine-binding protein, whose translation MMENVCGTSRIAGCSFSIYPMADKFKEIILDALNQVDTSKVWIETDDVTTLVRGRIPHVFDVTSAIFLAAAKTDEHVVFNGTYSIGCPGDSTGDVYMAEDETKLNMYNTKDIKLETASKFSLYPLGGGNYMDIIYTQIENMRAQGITVSKSHYSTRLDGDAYDVFTGLEHVFTETEASGSSHTVMTVTMSANSPSAKGATI comes from the coding sequence ATAATGGAAAATGTTTGTGGAACAAGCCGCATTGCCGGCTGTAGTTTTTCGATTTACCCGATGGCAGACAAATTTAAGGAAATTATTTTAGACGCACTAAATCAAGTAGACACGTCAAAGGTTTGGATAGAAACAGACGATGTGACTACACTTGTGCGCGGAAGAATCCCTCATGTATTTGATGTTACATCGGCAATCTTTTTAGCAGCCGCGAAAACAGATGAACATGTTGTTTTTAACGGCACCTATTCGATCGGATGTCCAGGTGATTCAACTGGCGATGTGTATATGGCAGAAGATGAAACAAAATTAAATATGTACAACACCAAAGATATAAAACTGGAAACCGCTTCTAAATTTTCTCTATATCCATTAGGCGGCGGTAATTATATGGATATCATTTACACACAAATTGAAAACATGCGAGCGCAAGGGATTACGGTATCAAAATCACATTACTCCACTCGCCTCGATGGCGATGCATACGATGTGTTTACAGGATTGGAGCACGTCTTTACCGAAACAGAAGCATCTGGTTCTTCTCATACTGTGATGACAGTTACCATGTCGGCAAACAGTCCTTCTGCCAAAGGAGCAACCATATGA
- a CDS encoding sodium:proton antiporter has translation MHHFNETFIQLLILLAISVTVIALSKTFKKPYSIALVLVGLILGLVDIPFLEEAENYIVQSNVFQAVVISLFLPILLGDASIKLPFSHLNQEKKPVIAMAFGGTLITFIAVGFSVYYFMDLPIVVAFTFAALMSATDPISVISIFKSLGVPKKLTTIIEGESLFNDGIAVVLFQIASMYLLTYMEMGWEGLGQGLLLFLKFSLGGAVVGAVLGWIISRIFKFYDDYPLEIVFSMLLFFGSYFIAEHFEVSGVIAVVVSGLILGNYGARIGMSETTRMNIDSFWDTITLIANSLIFLMIGLEIQNIDLSGKWGLIVAAIVIVLASRTIAIYVSTLPIKGFESTYKLILNWGGLRGSLSIALALSLPQSFEGRDNILILTFGVVLFSLLIQGLTVGPLINKLKIGQQTAKTDE, from the coding sequence TTGCATCATTTTAATGAAACATTTATCCAATTACTTATCCTGCTAGCAATATCTGTAACAGTTATTGCTCTATCCAAGACATTTAAGAAACCTTATTCGATTGCCTTAGTGCTTGTCGGATTAATTCTAGGTCTTGTTGATATTCCCTTTTTAGAAGAAGCAGAGAACTATATCGTTCAATCCAATGTATTTCAAGCTGTAGTGATTTCTTTATTCTTACCAATATTATTGGGTGACGCGTCTATTAAGTTACCTTTTTCTCACTTAAACCAAGAGAAGAAACCTGTAATTGCGATGGCATTCGGCGGAACACTAATTACATTTATAGCCGTCGGTTTCAGTGTTTATTACTTCATGGATTTGCCTATTGTCGTTGCCTTTACGTTTGCAGCATTAATGAGCGCAACCGATCCGATCAGTGTTATCTCTATCTTTAAATCGTTAGGAGTCCCAAAAAAACTGACTACAATCATTGAAGGAGAATCCTTGTTTAACGATGGTATTGCCGTGGTGCTGTTTCAAATTGCATCTATGTACTTGCTTACATATATGGAAATGGGATGGGAAGGCCTTGGTCAAGGTTTATTACTATTTTTGAAATTCAGTCTAGGCGGCGCTGTTGTCGGTGCTGTATTAGGCTGGATTATTTCTCGGATTTTCAAATTTTATGATGACTATCCTTTGGAAATTGTGTTTTCTATGCTGTTATTTTTCGGGAGTTATTTTATTGCCGAGCATTTTGAAGTTTCCGGTGTTATCGCCGTCGTCGTTTCAGGACTGATCTTGGGGAATTACGGAGCAAGAATCGGAATGTCTGAAACAACGAGGATGAACATTGATTCTTTCTGGGATACAATAACGCTGATTGCCAACTCACTCATATTCTTAATGATCGGATTAGAAATACAAAACATTGATTTATCAGGAAAATGGGGGCTGATTGTTGCGGCAATTGTCATTGTGTTAGCTTCAAGAACGATTGCTATCTACGTAAGCACACTGCCGATTAAAGGCTTCGAGTCAACCTACAAACTTATATTAAATTGGGGCGGGCTCAGAGGAAGTTTGTCCATCGCATTGGCATTAAGTTTGCCGCAGTCTTTTGAAGGCAGAGATAATATACTCATCTTAACCTTCGGGGTTGTACTATTTTCTTTGCTCATTCAAGGTCTTACTGTTGGTCCATTAATTAATAAGCTGAAAATCGGCCAGCAAACAGCGAAAACAGATGAATAA
- a CDS encoding erythromycin esterase family protein — MENKVVQAIEKYSTLLSGSADLEQIKDAAGNAKFVLLGEASHGTSEFYTVRAELTKKLIIEKGFTFIAVEGDWPACQAVNRYIKGYDTKHNTARDVLSNFNRWPTWMWANEEMIDLIEWMKDHNEKQDTRPKVGFYGIDMYSLWESMEEVIAYLTRIDSPDVEVAKKAFTCFEPFNRDNQEYAVSAGLYSDGCVAEVSKLLATIQRKREQYPCEQETRLNLEVNALVAYNAEHYYRSMVLRDEESWNIRDTHMVDALNEVMKFYGVAAKAIVWEHNTHIGDARATDMVHNGMVNVGQLIRQQNAPEDVFAVGLGTYSGTVIAADEWGVNHDVKIVPNAIKGSWEELMHRAGAYDKILIFNKENETNFQQRIGHRAIGVVYRPEFEQFGNYVPSVMSERYDAFIYIEESRALQPLVLERVVL; from the coding sequence ATGGAAAATAAAGTGGTTCAAGCAATAGAAAAATACAGCACGCTTTTATCAGGTTCAGCTGACTTGGAACAAATAAAGGATGCTGCTGGTAACGCAAAATTTGTCCTGCTGGGGGAGGCTTCTCATGGTACGTCAGAATTTTATACGGTGCGTGCCGAGTTAACCAAAAAACTTATTATAGAAAAAGGATTTACTTTTATTGCTGTGGAAGGAGATTGGCCGGCTTGTCAGGCAGTGAATCGCTACATCAAGGGCTACGACACAAAACACAATACTGCCCGTGATGTGCTTAGCAATTTCAATAGATGGCCAACATGGATGTGGGCGAACGAAGAGATGATTGACTTGATAGAGTGGATGAAAGATCACAATGAAAAGCAAGATACGCGGCCTAAGGTAGGGTTTTACGGAATAGATATGTATAGTCTGTGGGAATCCATGGAAGAAGTGATTGCTTATTTAACAAGAATTGATTCACCTGATGTGGAAGTAGCAAAGAAAGCTTTTACATGCTTTGAACCGTTTAACCGTGACAACCAGGAATATGCCGTATCAGCTGGGTTGTATTCCGACGGCTGTGTCGCAGAGGTGTCAAAATTGCTCGCAACAATTCAGCGGAAAAGGGAACAATATCCATGTGAACAAGAGACTAGACTGAATCTGGAAGTCAATGCACTAGTCGCCTATAACGCGGAGCACTATTACCGCTCGATGGTACTGCGTGATGAGGAATCCTGGAACATACGAGATACCCACATGGTGGACGCGCTGAATGAGGTAATGAAATTTTACGGAGTAGCTGCAAAAGCAATTGTTTGGGAACATAATACGCATATAGGAGATGCGAGAGCTACGGATATGGTGCATAACGGCATGGTCAATGTTGGCCAGCTTATCCGGCAGCAAAATGCCCCAGAGGATGTATTTGCAGTTGGACTTGGAACTTACAGTGGAACAGTCATTGCGGCAGATGAATGGGGAGTCAATCATGATGTGAAGATAGTACCAAATGCAATCAAAGGATCATGGGAGGAACTGATGCATCGAGCAGGCGCATATGACAAGATACTGATTTTTAACAAGGAGAACGAAACAAACTTTCAGCAGCGGATAGGTCACCGCGCAATTGGTGTTGTATATCGGCCCGAGTTCGAACAGTTCGGTAATTATGTACCCTCTGTCATGTCTGAGCGATACGATGCTTTTATTTATATCGAGGAATCGAGAGCGCTGCAGCCATTAGTTTTAGAGAGGGTAGTGCTTTAA
- a CDS encoding PAS domain S-box protein — protein sequence MIEDISKIDYQEVIEYALNPLIVHTDPKILYVNAAAEAFFKGSRNDIVGASPLDIFQERSKSAIDKRIQSAYDAPAEVIEETIFKLDGEKVDVELYCHPVFIGNKKAIQTYVTDISERKKTEMKQQLMTKQINELSATLVPLLKGIAVLPLVGEIDTICASQLFQLVPEKANSKMLIA from the coding sequence ATGATTGAGGATATATCGAAAATTGATTATCAAGAAGTTATTGAATATGCACTGAATCCCTTGATTGTACATACTGATCCTAAGATACTCTATGTTAATGCTGCCGCTGAGGCATTTTTCAAAGGAAGTAGGAATGACATTGTAGGAGCAAGCCCTTTAGATATTTTCCAAGAAAGATCAAAGTCCGCCATTGATAAAAGAATCCAATCCGCTTACGATGCGCCTGCAGAAGTGATAGAAGAAACAATTTTCAAACTGGACGGGGAGAAAGTGGATGTCGAACTATATTGCCATCCTGTTTTTATCGGCAATAAAAAGGCAATTCAAACTTATGTAACAGATATCTCGGAAAGAAAAAAAACAGAAATGAAACAACAATTAATGACGAAACAAATAAACGAGCTTTCTGCTACCTTAGTGCCTTTATTAAAAGGAATTGCTGTACTGCCCCTGGTAGGTGAAATAGATACAATATGCGCCTCTCAACTATTCCAGCTCGTTCCGGAGAAAGCAAACAGCAAGATGTTGATTGCCTAA
- a CDS encoding immunoglobulin-like domain-containing protein, producing the protein MRKRGLTLCLIIMFTGCSQQTEQLKPSTYGNKILKMDQSTGITLVIEEDTIAMEEDELAYVIRNDTDKQIGFGREYSIEKYVDGKWMRIPFKKNIAFQEDGMLLSSHTEGGFNTSFNVLDYNLTEGEYRLIKPYGDIILSDTFHVIR; encoded by the coding sequence GTGAGAAAACGTGGGTTAACTTTGTGTCTGATAATTATGTTTACAGGTTGTAGTCAGCAAACGGAACAATTAAAACCAAGTACATATGGAAATAAAATCTTAAAGATGGATCAATCGACTGGAATAACACTCGTCATAGAGGAAGATACAATAGCAATGGAGGAAGACGAATTAGCCTACGTGATACGGAACGATACCGATAAACAAATAGGCTTTGGTCGTGAATATAGTATTGAGAAATATGTTGATGGAAAATGGATGCGGATACCATTTAAAAAGAATATTGCATTTCAAGAGGATGGTATGCTTTTGTCTTCCCATACAGAAGGGGGATTCAACACGTCTTTTAATGTATTAGATTATAACTTGACAGAAGGCGAGTACAGATTGATTAAACCTTATGGAGATATTATTTTGAGTGATACTTTCCATGTCATCAGGTGA
- a CDS encoding TIGR01777 family oxidoreductase, whose amino-acid sequence MRKVVLAGGTGFIGEYLANKFKDSGYEVIVISRKNPYFSWDNKLGLIKAVEGAELLINLAGKSVNCRYNEANKKEIMNSRVKTTTLLGEAVQACENPPSLWINSSTATIYRHAEDRPMTEAEGEIGTGFSVDVGTKWEETFFSYELPGTRQAALRIAIVLGKDGGVITPYKNLVKLGLGGNQGTGNQMFSWIHVEDLYQIILFLQKKQELRGVFNCASPEPVSNRELMRTLRKTMRVPFGLPAPKWMLEAGSVMIRTETELVLKSRWVVPERLEREGYTFRFKSLEKTLQDIL is encoded by the coding sequence ATGAGAAAAGTAGTACTTGCGGGCGGAACTGGCTTTATTGGAGAGTATTTAGCTAATAAATTCAAAGATTCAGGTTATGAGGTTATTGTTATCTCTAGGAAAAATCCATATTTTTCTTGGGACAATAAGCTAGGACTGATAAAGGCTGTAGAAGGAGCAGAACTGCTAATCAATTTAGCTGGGAAATCAGTAAATTGCCGCTATAATGAAGCAAATAAAAAAGAAATAATGAATTCAAGGGTAAAGACGACAACATTATTAGGAGAAGCTGTCCAAGCGTGCGAAAACCCGCCTTCATTGTGGATTAATTCCAGTACTGCCACCATATATCGGCATGCAGAAGATCGGCCGATGACAGAAGCTGAAGGAGAGATTGGAACGGGCTTTTCTGTTGATGTAGGGACGAAATGGGAAGAGACTTTCTTTTCATATGAACTGCCGGGAACGAGGCAAGCTGCTTTACGCATAGCTATTGTGTTAGGAAAAGATGGCGGTGTAATTACGCCCTACAAGAACTTAGTGAAACTCGGACTCGGAGGTAATCAGGGGACGGGGAATCAGATGTTCAGCTGGATACATGTGGAAGACTTATATCAGATTATTCTTTTCTTACAAAAGAAACAAGAACTGCGTGGTGTTTTTAATTGTGCGTCTCCGGAGCCAGTTTCCAATCGCGAGTTAATGCGAACGCTGAGAAAGACCATGCGTGTACCGTTTGGTTTGCCTGCGCCTAAATGGATGCTGGAAGCAGGGTCCGTTATGATCAGAACGGAAACAGAGTTAGTTTTGAAAAGCCGCTGGGTTGTTCCAGAACGGTTAGAGCGGGAAGGCTATACGTTCCGTTTTAAATCTCTAGAGAAGACCTTACAAGATATACTGTAA